A stretch of the Sulfurospirillum sp. UCH001 genome encodes the following:
- the purS gene encoding phosphoribosylformylglycinamidine synthase subunit PurS, translating into MKVIVNIQLKNGVLDPQGKAVHHALASLKFNEVNEVRIGKQIILDIDESDKAKAQERVTIMCDELLANTVIEDYTIEFPAC; encoded by the coding sequence ATGAAAGTTATTGTCAATATTCAGCTCAAAAATGGCGTTTTAGATCCTCAAGGTAAAGCAGTTCATCATGCACTTGCTTCTTTGAAATTTAACGAAGTCAATGAAGTTCGTATCGGAAAACAAATTATTCTCGACATTGACGAAAGCGATAAAGCAAAAGCACAAGAGAGAGTAACGATCATGTGTGATGAGCTTTTGGCTAACACCGTTATTGAAGATTACACTATTGAGTTCCCAGCATGCTAG
- a CDS encoding 1-acyl-sn-glycerol-3-phosphate acyltransferase has protein sequence MIEFVITVLITIVLMYTFRQNTHPIRRAWGKMQTFLMGFSIKQIGEVNPKTTLLVMNHQSLIDIVALETIYPKNLCWIAKKEIEDIPLFGHIIPAPRMISIDRKDKRSIIKMIKEGKERISEGRVLAMFPEGTRGRGDRLLKFQSGAKILAEKLELIVQPAIIVGARHILDSKSLDAHGGEVKVIYLDPIDPKEDEEWFEKMYRTMEERLTLELASK, from the coding sequence ATGATTGAATTCGTCATCACTGTACTGATTACAATTGTTTTGATGTATACTTTTCGCCAGAACACCCATCCAATCAGACGTGCATGGGGGAAAATGCAAACATTTCTCATGGGCTTCAGTATCAAACAAATAGGTGAAGTAAACCCTAAAACTACGCTTTTAGTTATGAACCATCAAAGCCTTATTGATATTGTTGCTTTAGAGACAATTTACCCAAAAAATCTTTGTTGGATTGCTAAAAAAGAGATTGAAGACATTCCTCTTTTTGGCCATATTATTCCAGCGCCTCGTATGATTTCAATTGACCGTAAAGATAAACGCTCTATCATTAAGATGATTAAAGAAGGTAAAGAGCGTATTAGTGAAGGACGCGTTCTAGCGATGTTTCCGGAAGGAACACGGGGACGTGGTGATAGGCTTCTAAAATTTCAAAGTGGGGCAAAAATCTTAGCGGAGAAATTAGAGCTTATCGTTCAACCTGCTATCATTGTAGGAGCGAGACATATTCTTGATTCTAAAAGCCTTGATGCACATGGTGGAGAAGTTAAAGTTATCTATCTTGATCCTATCGATCCAAAAGAGGATGAAGAGTGGTTTGAAAAAATGTATCGTACCATGGAAGAGAGACTCACTCTCGAATTAGCATCCAAATAA
- a CDS encoding glutamate mutase L, whose amino-acid sequence MSKLLIDVGSTYFKVCQESGISQYFRDFKKDIYDDLVTKCGNIFANYKKEDIFICSSANGGLSTLIIGLTNSFSLKFAKNIAFNSGINIIDTILYSKIEECRAPSELVDVVIIVGGIDGIGNVFDEKLFDYLKNVQYSNIVYVGTKQDASFLGAQIPDLKVLGNIITDKLHVNGGELKEYLTNLYQADIVGKEDIKHLYAITANQIYSTPYIVNRSLPLIDANFEVVNPFIVVDIGGATTDIHYSRDLVRDNIVSESGYDRLVFKKLGVYKSRETLIFAAKNNEFVYELLAYLNVTENILEEENEKALRILMQLSIFLVLYKVSRLHPLYVTLHLELLKTIVLTGGITKVLSYEEVEMIMQFFYKKVMNLHAIPNIVMDYDYAIWTLGMENNTDTRS is encoded by the coding sequence ATGAGTAAACTTCTCATTGATGTAGGGAGCACCTACTTTAAGGTATGCCAAGAAAGTGGCATTAGCCAATATTTTAGGGATTTTAAAAAAGATATTTACGATGATTTAGTAACCAAATGCGGCAATATTTTTGCAAACTATAAGAAAGAAGATATTTTCATCTGTTCTTCTGCCAATGGTGGCTTAAGTACGCTTATTATTGGGCTTACGAACTCATTTAGTCTGAAATTTGCAAAGAATATAGCCTTTAATTCAGGCATTAACATTATCGATACGATTTTGTACAGCAAAATAGAAGAGTGTAGAGCTCCTAGTGAACTTGTGGATGTTGTGATTATCGTCGGTGGCATTGATGGTATTGGCAATGTATTTGATGAGAAATTGTTTGATTATCTCAAAAATGTACAGTACAGCAATATCGTTTATGTGGGTACAAAACAAGATGCATCGTTTTTAGGTGCTCAAATCCCTGATTTAAAAGTGCTTGGAAATATCATTACCGATAAATTGCATGTCAATGGTGGTGAGCTTAAAGAGTACCTCACAAACCTCTATCAGGCTGACATTGTTGGAAAAGAAGATATCAAACATCTCTATGCCATCACAGCCAATCAAATCTACTCAACCCCTTACATTGTTAACCGTTCACTTCCTCTTATTGATGCAAATTTTGAAGTGGTAAATCCTTTTATTGTCGTTGACATTGGAGGGGCTACAACGGACATTCACTACAGTCGTGATTTAGTAAGAGATAACATTGTCAGTGAAAGTGGTTATGACAGATTGGTCTTTAAAAAATTGGGTGTTTATAAATCTAGAGAAACACTTATTTTTGCGGCAAAGAACAATGAATTTGTGTATGAACTCTTAGCATATCTAAATGTAACAGAAAATATTTTAGAAGAAGAGAATGAGAAAGCATTACGTATTTTGATGCAACTTTCAATTTTTTTAGTACTTTACAAGGTTTCAAGACTTCATCCTTTGTATGTTACATTGCACCTAGAGCTTTTAAAAACGATTGTTTTAACGGGTGGAATTACCAAGGTGCTCTCTTATGAAGAAGTTGAGATGATTATGCAATTCTTCTATAAAAAAGTGATGAATTTACATGCTATTCCAAACATTGTGATGGATTACGACTACGCAATCTGGACATTAGGAATGGAAAACAATACTGATACGAGGAGTTAA
- a CDS encoding ATP-dependent Clp protease ATP-binding subunit, with translation MNSLFEQLTNQMREAIESAISLALHSKNQEATPLHVTWALITNSASILNQVFNKMNIDKSAIELEIKSEVQKLPTASHVSKENISISRSLVETLQKAEGLMKQKGDSYLSVDTWLLANIDSDPLKKILGKYLDVLHFKKNLEALRGGKKIDKQSADENLESLEKYGINLTKLASEGKLDPVIGRDEEIGRMMQILIRKTKNNPILIGEPGTGKTAIAEGLALRIAHNDVPLSLQNKSVVALDMSALIAGAKYRGEFEDRLKAVIDEVKKSGNIILFIDEIHTIVGAGASEGSMDAANILKPALARGELHTIGATTLKEYRKYFEKDAALQRRFQPVTVNEPSINEALQILRGIKEHLEAHHNVSIQDSALIAAAKLSSRYISDRFLPDKAIDLIDEAAAELKMQIESEPTELSRIKRAISTLMVEKEALLMEKNKKNDERLKAIEKELGDAKEKMHSLEVQFETEKSVFNDIASIKTKAEALRREAETAKKNSEFNKAAEIEYGKLPELVKQEEDLKARWEKMVESGTLLKNSVDEEMIATIVSKWTGIPVNKMLQGEKAKVLAVEDHLRKEVVGQDAAIKAIGRAIKRNKAGLSEQNKPIGSFLFLGPTGVGKTQSAKALANFLFDTTKALIRFDMSEYMEKHSVSRLVGAPPGYVGYDEGGQLTEAVRRKPYSVVLFDEIEKAHPDVFNILLQVLDEGRLTDNKGVTIDFKNTIIILTSNIASAKIMEFEGERREEEVMKELRAYFKPEFLNRLDDIIIFNPLTEDGLREIVSIMFKDIETKLANKEIKAELTKAAKSLIAEAGFDPVYGARPLKRALYELVEDKLAELILEEKLHEGESIVIDAKNGEIVINKQ, from the coding sequence ATGAACTCACTTTTCGAGCAATTAACGAACCAAATGCGAGAAGCTATAGAGAGCGCTATCAGCCTTGCACTGCATTCAAAAAATCAAGAAGCAACGCCTTTACATGTCACTTGGGCATTGATTACAAACTCAGCTTCCATTCTCAATCAAGTCTTTAATAAAATGAATATTGATAAGAGTGCTATAGAGCTTGAAATCAAAAGTGAAGTACAAAAACTGCCTACCGCATCACACGTTAGCAAAGAAAATATTTCTATTTCTCGCTCCCTTGTTGAGACTTTGCAAAAAGCTGAAGGCTTAATGAAACAAAAAGGAGATAGTTATCTCTCCGTAGATACATGGTTACTTGCTAATATCGATAGTGATCCATTGAAGAAGATTTTAGGAAAATACTTAGATGTTTTACATTTCAAGAAAAATCTTGAAGCGCTTCGTGGTGGGAAAAAAATTGATAAACAAAGTGCTGATGAAAACCTTGAATCTCTTGAAAAATACGGCATTAATCTTACAAAATTAGCTAGCGAAGGAAAGCTAGATCCTGTCATTGGACGTGATGAAGAGATTGGGCGAATGATGCAAATCCTCATTCGTAAAACGAAAAACAATCCTATCTTAATCGGTGAGCCAGGAACAGGTAAAACAGCGATTGCGGAAGGATTGGCGCTTAGAATTGCGCATAACGATGTGCCTTTGAGTCTGCAAAATAAAAGTGTTGTAGCGCTTGACATGAGTGCACTCATTGCTGGTGCAAAATACCGCGGTGAATTTGAAGACCGCCTTAAAGCCGTTATTGATGAAGTCAAGAAAAGTGGCAATATCATTCTTTTTATCGATGAGATTCATACCATCGTTGGAGCTGGGGCTAGTGAAGGTAGCATGGATGCTGCAAACATCTTAAAACCAGCCCTTGCACGTGGTGAGCTTCATACAATTGGTGCAACTACACTCAAAGAGTACCGAAAATACTTTGAAAAAGATGCCGCGTTACAGCGCCGTTTTCAGCCAGTAACGGTGAATGAACCAAGCATTAACGAAGCTTTACAGATTTTACGAGGAATCAAAGAGCATCTTGAGGCGCACCATAACGTGAGCATTCAAGACTCTGCTTTGATCGCTGCTGCAAAACTCAGTTCTCGTTACATTAGTGATCGTTTCTTGCCTGATAAAGCAATTGACCTTATTGATGAAGCTGCAGCTGAGCTTAAAATGCAGATTGAGAGTGAACCAACAGAGCTTAGCCGCATCAAACGTGCGATTAGTACACTGATGGTTGAAAAGGAAGCACTCTTGATGGAGAAAAATAAAAAGAATGATGAGCGTCTAAAAGCCATTGAAAAAGAGCTGGGAGATGCAAAAGAGAAGATGCATTCTCTTGAAGTGCAATTTGAAACTGAAAAAAGTGTTTTTAACGACATCGCATCCATTAAAACAAAAGCAGAAGCCCTTCGTAGAGAGGCAGAAACCGCAAAGAAAAACAGTGAGTTCAATAAAGCGGCTGAAATTGAATATGGTAAATTACCTGAGTTAGTCAAACAAGAAGAGGATCTTAAAGCCAGATGGGAAAAAATGGTTGAGAGCGGAACACTCTTGAAAAACAGTGTTGATGAAGAGATGATCGCGACGATTGTGAGTAAATGGACAGGCATTCCTGTCAATAAAATGCTCCAAGGTGAAAAAGCCAAAGTCTTAGCCGTAGAAGATCATCTAAGAAAAGAAGTCGTAGGTCAAGATGCAGCCATTAAAGCGATAGGTAGAGCTATTAAGCGTAATAAAGCAGGACTGAGTGAGCAAAATAAACCGATTGGTAGTTTTCTTTTCTTAGGTCCGACGGGTGTTGGTAAAACACAAAGTGCGAAAGCGCTTGCAAATTTCTTGTTTGATACGACAAAAGCTCTCATTCGTTTCGATATGAGTGAATATATGGAAAAACACTCAGTCAGTCGTTTAGTCGGGGCACCTCCAGGTTATGTAGGCTATGATGAGGGTGGTCAACTCACTGAAGCGGTGCGAAGGAAGCCATACAGTGTTGTGTTATTTGATGAAATCGAAAAAGCGCATCCTGATGTCTTTAACATTCTTCTTCAAGTACTCGATGAAGGGCGTTTGACGGACAATAAAGGTGTAACGATTGATTTTAAAAACACTATTATTATTCTCACATCGAATATTGCAAGTGCGAAAATCATGGAATTTGAAGGTGAGAGACGCGAAGAAGAGGTGATGAAGGAGCTAAGAGCGTACTTTAAACCTGAATTTTTGAACCGTCTTGATGACATCATCATCTTTAATCCACTCACAGAAGATGGATTGCGTGAGATCGTAAGCATTATGTTCAAAGACATAGAGACGAAGCTTGCTAACAAAGAGATCAAAGCTGAGCTTACAAAAGCCGCTAAAAGCCTCATTGCCGAAGCTGGGTTTGATCCAGTTTATGGCGCTCGTCCACTCAAACGGGCTCTGTATGAGCTGGTAGAAGATAAATTGGCTGAACTTATTTTGGAAGAAAAACTCCATGAAGGAGAGAGTATTGTTATTGATGCGAAAAATGGAGAGATCGTTATCAATAAACAGTAA
- a CDS encoding S41 family peptidase: MKHLPFATAGFIATFLGITTFFSSTLFAADNAEGEKSRLASLAKFTRVLATIEKYYVDDIKIDDIIKKSIEGLLTNLDAHSSYLDEKHFKDLKIQTEGEFGGLGITVGQKDGALTVIAPMEGTPADKAGIKAGDIILKINKQSTLNMTIDEAVNLMRGKPGTGIELTVVREGETKPLTISIVRDIIKIESVYSKIIENENILYVRVVNFDKNIVGDVQDAITKNKNVKGIVLDLRNNPGGLLNQAVGLVDIFIDEGIIVSQKGRVESENAEYKATKSGTNTKLPLVVLVNGGSASASEIVSGALQDHKRAIIIGEKTFGKGSVQAVLPVVDNEAIRLTIARYYLPSGRTIQAEGVTPDIVVYPGDVPHKNNEQALKEKDLKKHLESELKKVDDNKTDTKETKTKAKTKETTKSDKEIVSQENLFKDLQLKSAVDAIKVLAIKK; the protein is encoded by the coding sequence ATGAAACATCTACCATTTGCTACGGCAGGCTTTATTGCTACGTTTTTGGGTATCACTACCTTTTTTTCATCAACTCTTTTTGCAGCAGACAATGCTGAAGGTGAGAAGAGTCGTCTTGCTTCTTTGGCAAAATTCACACGAGTTTTGGCAACTATCGAAAAATATTATGTTGATGATATCAAAATTGATGACATCATTAAAAAATCAATAGAAGGTCTTTTAACCAATCTAGATGCACACTCTTCTTACTTAGATGAGAAGCATTTTAAAGATCTCAAAATTCAGACAGAAGGTGAATTTGGTGGTCTTGGTATTACAGTAGGTCAAAAAGATGGCGCACTGACTGTTATCGCACCAATGGAAGGAACACCTGCAGATAAAGCAGGCATCAAAGCTGGTGACATCATCCTTAAAATCAATAAACAATCAACACTCAATATGACCATTGATGAAGCGGTTAACTTGATGCGTGGTAAACCAGGTACTGGTATTGAACTTACCGTTGTGCGTGAAGGCGAAACAAAACCTCTTACAATCTCTATTGTACGCGACATCATTAAAATTGAATCTGTTTATTCTAAAATCATCGAGAATGAAAACATCCTATATGTTCGTGTTGTTAACTTCGATAAAAACATCGTTGGTGATGTTCAAGATGCCATTACAAAAAACAAAAATGTTAAAGGTATCGTTTTAGATCTTAGAAACAATCCTGGTGGACTTTTAAATCAAGCAGTTGGACTTGTTGACATCTTCATCGATGAAGGCATTATCGTCTCTCAAAAAGGACGTGTTGAGTCTGAAAATGCTGAATACAAAGCAACCAAATCTGGAACAAACACCAAACTACCACTTGTCGTTTTAGTTAACGGTGGCAGTGCAAGTGCAAGTGAAATTGTCAGTGGTGCATTGCAAGATCATAAACGTGCCATTATTATTGGTGAAAAAACCTTTGGAAAAGGCAGCGTTCAAGCCGTTCTTCCAGTCGTTGACAATGAAGCGATTCGTTTAACCATTGCTCGTTATTATCTCCCAAGTGGACGAACCATCCAAGCAGAGGGTGTAACCCCTGACATTGTTGTATATCCAGGTGATGTTCCACATAAAAACAATGAGCAAGCACTTAAAGAAAAAGATCTTAAAAAACATTTAGAGAGTGAACTCAAAAAAGTAGACGATAATAAAACAGACACAAAAGAGACAAAAACAAAAGCGAAAACAAAAGAGACAACAAAGAGTGACAAAGAGATCGTGAGTCAAGAAAACTTATTCAAAGACTTACAGTTAAAAAGTGCTGTTGATGCTATCAAAGTACTTGCTATCAAAAAATAA
- the rraA gene encoding ribonuclease E activity regulator RraA, whose translation MKFYTADLCDKYPEHVQVLDPIMKSYGGSKRVMGQIVTIKLPGHNKTLVELLKSEGAGQIAVVDVDAKYTAVVGDNLMKFAYENNWAGIVINGYVRDTKNTKEIDVGLFALGTCPKKTMEVKEGSLHDTVSFGGITFNEGDYLYADRDGIIVSAMPLEM comes from the coding sequence ATGAAATTTTATACCGCAGATCTTTGTGACAAATACCCAGAACATGTTCAGGTTTTAGATCCCATTATGAAATCGTACGGTGGATCAAAACGTGTTATGGGACAAATCGTCACCATTAAACTACCAGGTCACAATAAAACATTAGTCGAACTACTTAAAAGTGAAGGTGCAGGACAAATCGCTGTGGTTGACGTCGATGCCAAATATACCGCTGTCGTAGGTGACAATCTTATGAAATTTGCATATGAGAACAACTGGGCAGGGATTGTTATCAACGGTTATGTACGTGACACGAAAAATACAAAAGAGATTGATGTAGGACTTTTTGCGTTAGGAACATGTCCGAAAAAAACAATGGAAGTTAAAGAAGGCTCATTGCATGACACCGTTAGTTTTGGTGGTATAACGTTTAACGAAGGTGATTATCTTTATGCCGATCGTGATGGCATTATCGTAAGTGCTATGCCTTTGGAGATGTAA
- the purC gene encoding phosphoribosylaminoimidazolesuccinocarboxamide synthase, whose product MLYEGKGKKLFFTEDENLLISEFKDDLTAFNAEKKGNEAGKGALNCKISTQLFHLLEKHGIKTHLVKTLDDTHQLIKKVKIIPIEVVVRNIATGSLAKRLGIKDGTVLPFTLVEFYYKDDALGDPIINDEHCLLLNLVKSESDLEELKRLGREINVIMKSFFAERKLKLVDFKVEFGVDVEGNILLSDEISPDSCRFWDMDTNEKLDKDRFRQGLGDVKVAYEEVLKRILAH is encoded by the coding sequence ATGTTATACGAAGGCAAAGGTAAAAAACTATTTTTCACAGAAGATGAAAATCTTTTAATTTCTGAATTCAAAGATGATTTGACAGCATTTAATGCTGAAAAAAAAGGTAATGAAGCAGGAAAAGGTGCACTAAACTGCAAAATCAGTACACAACTTTTTCATCTTTTAGAAAAACACGGTATTAAAACACACTTAGTTAAAACACTTGATGACACACATCAATTGATCAAAAAAGTGAAAATTATCCCTATCGAAGTGGTTGTTAGAAATATTGCAACAGGTTCTTTAGCAAAACGCCTTGGTATTAAAGATGGTACCGTTCTTCCATTCACACTTGTTGAGTTTTATTATAAAGATGACGCTCTTGGCGATCCTATTATCAATGATGAGCACTGCTTACTTCTCAATCTTGTAAAAAGCGAATCTGATCTAGAAGAGCTTAAACGTCTTGGTCGTGAAATTAACGTTATTATGAAAAGCTTCTTTGCTGAGCGTAAACTCAAATTGGTTGACTTTAAAGTAGAATTTGGCGTTGACGTTGAAGGCAATATTCTTCTTTCTGATGAAATTAGTCCTGATAGCTGCCGTTTCTGGGATATGGATACTAACGAGAAGTTGGATAAAGACAGATTTAGACAAGGCTTAGGCGATGTTAAAGTTGCTTATGAAGAAGTCTTAAAACGTATCTTAGCTCATTAA
- the glmS gene encoding methylaspartate mutase subunit S gives MKVVTGVVGNDIHVVANRLIDISLQARGFEVFNLGVNTSLEEFIDAVVETDADILLISSLNGEAEGWCRDLQFLRSEYELKDVIFVIGGNLAVGEAAQSDIVPKYKSYGFDLVFHQIDLNTGLDEIERFVKDRA, from the coding sequence ATGAAAGTAGTCACAGGTGTCGTGGGTAATGACATTCATGTAGTCGCTAACAGACTTATTGATATATCATTACAAGCTAGAGGTTTTGAAGTATTTAACCTAGGCGTTAATACTTCATTGGAGGAGTTTATTGACGCCGTTGTTGAAACGGATGCAGACATTTTGCTCATCTCTTCGCTTAATGGCGAAGCCGAGGGCTGGTGTAGGGATTTACAATTTTTACGCTCTGAGTACGAACTGAAAGATGTCATTTTCGTCATTGGTGGCAATTTGGCAGTTGGTGAAGCGGCTCAAAGTGACATTGTTCCCAAATACAAATCCTATGGGTTTGACCTTGTCTTTCACCAAATCGATCTTAATACAGGGCTTGATGAAATAGAGCGTTTTGTAAAGGATCGAGCATGA
- a CDS encoding methylaspartate mutase → MSLLQKERDVITRNEYADNFDFDEIENFIRNAPKEMFISHHFKKRDRLLVQPRGGFPTYKKMFELYEEFMKADIDVLPLTIDSNTRLNDYAMAKKMLTLSEENEMDMLNGYPLVNHGYRTTRKMMTHFNKPVSLRHGTPDARLLVETALASGIFEIEGGPITYMLPYSKNFPLDKAFLYWKYVDKVCALYSKLNEPINRESFGPLTATLVPPCIVIVIQLIEMLLSIEEGVKSFSVSFSQNGSMMQDIVTSNVLKKLAREYADMFGGSDAIINLVYHQWMGAFPRDKNLSDQLINTNTVIAAMVRADKIIIKTRDEAFGIPTMQCNAQSVANTKYTLRTLKGLPVVHDAEEEENLELEVRSIMDAVFNDPADTLWRKVFNTIKSGLIDVPFSPHIINNNEVITIRDDNGNIRIIEKGKLPLPERCFAYEKSKVNLPESKTEVINKIIHDIGAML, encoded by the coding sequence ATGAGTTTACTCCAAAAAGAGCGTGATGTTATCACTCGCAATGAATATGCGGATAATTTTGATTTTGATGAGATTGAGAATTTTATACGCAATGCTCCAAAAGAGATGTTCATCTCTCATCATTTTAAAAAGCGCGATCGTCTGTTAGTTCAACCTCGCGGTGGCTTCCCAACCTACAAAAAAATGTTCGAGCTTTACGAAGAATTTATGAAAGCGGACATCGATGTCTTACCTCTTACAATCGATAGTAACACCCGTCTTAATGACTATGCTATGGCAAAAAAGATGCTCACTCTCTCTGAAGAGAATGAGATGGACATGCTCAATGGTTATCCACTCGTTAATCACGGCTACCGTACCACACGTAAGATGATGACACATTTTAACAAACCTGTGAGTCTTCGTCATGGAACGCCCGATGCAAGGCTTTTGGTTGAGACGGCTTTAGCTTCTGGTATTTTTGAAATAGAGGGTGGACCAATCACGTATATGCTCCCATACTCTAAAAACTTTCCACTCGATAAAGCCTTTTTATATTGGAAGTATGTGGATAAAGTCTGTGCGCTTTACTCAAAGCTTAATGAGCCAATCAATAGAGAGTCGTTTGGTCCTTTGACCGCAACGCTTGTTCCTCCATGTATTGTTATTGTTATTCAGCTCATTGAAATGCTTCTGTCTATTGAAGAGGGTGTGAAGTCCTTCTCTGTGAGCTTTTCTCAAAATGGTTCTATGATGCAAGACATTGTTACATCAAATGTACTGAAAAAATTAGCACGTGAATATGCAGATATGTTTGGTGGAAGCGATGCCATCATCAATCTTGTGTATCACCAATGGATGGGTGCATTTCCAAGAGATAAAAATCTCTCAGACCAACTGATCAACACGAATACCGTCATCGCCGCAATGGTAAGAGCCGATAAAATTATTATCAAAACTCGTGATGAGGCTTTTGGTATTCCAACAATGCAATGCAATGCCCAATCTGTGGCAAATACCAAGTACACACTACGTACGCTAAAGGGACTTCCTGTTGTTCATGACGCAGAGGAAGAGGAAAACTTGGAACTAGAAGTACGCTCAATTATGGATGCTGTCTTTAACGATCCTGCCGATACTTTATGGCGTAAAGTGTTCAATACCATCAAAAGTGGTTTGATCGATGTACCTTTTTCACCGCATATCATCAATAACAATGAAGTCATTACGATTCGTGATGATAATGGTAATATCCGCATCATCGAAAAAGGTAAATTACCGTTACCAGAACGCTGTTTTGCCTATGAAAAATCAAAGGTCAATTTACCTGAGAGCAAAACAGAAGTCATTAATAAAATTATCCATGACATAGGGGCAATGCTATGA
- the purQ gene encoding phosphoribosylformylglycinamidine synthase subunit PurQ: MLVAVAVFPGTNCEIDTKYAFEKLGQEVVLVFHKEEKLPEGTDLVVLPGGFSYGDYLRSAAIAKFSPIMKAVIEFANNGGKVLGICNGFQMLVEARLLPGAMKRNENVHFISQFHHLKVVNNENTFLKKYSIGELLNIPIAHGEGSYYIDDAGLKELYANKQVLLTYCDEKGNLKNPNGSVDSIAGICNKEKNVFGLMPHPERAIEKILGSDDGVKMLEGFIN; encoded by the coding sequence ATGCTAGTAGCTGTAGCTGTATTTCCAGGCACAAACTGTGAAATCGACACAAAGTATGCTTTTGAAAAACTAGGACAAGAAGTTGTTCTCGTTTTTCATAAAGAAGAAAAATTGCCTGAAGGTACAGATCTTGTTGTACTTCCTGGTGGCTTTAGTTATGGCGACTACTTACGAAGTGCTGCCATTGCTAAGTTCTCTCCTATTATGAAAGCAGTCATTGAATTTGCAAATAATGGCGGAAAAGTTCTTGGAATCTGTAATGGTTTTCAAATGCTTGTTGAAGCACGACTTTTACCAGGAGCTATGAAACGCAATGAGAATGTTCACTTTATCTCTCAGTTTCATCACCTTAAAGTAGTTAATAATGAGAATACGTTTTTAAAGAAATACTCTATTGGTGAACTTTTAAATATACCTATTGCGCATGGTGAAGGAAGTTACTATATTGACGATGCAGGACTTAAAGAACTCTATGCAAACAAGCAAGTCTTATTAACATATTGCGATGAAAAGGGAAATCTAAAAAATCCAAACGGTTCCGTTGATTCAATTGCAGGTATCTGCAATAAAGAAAAAAATGTCTTCGGGCTTATGCCTCACCCTGAGCGTGCAATTGAAAAGATTTTAGGCTCAGATGATGGTGTAAAAATGCTTGAGGGTTTTATAAACTAA